A window of the Methyloprofundus sp. genome harbors these coding sequences:
- a CDS encoding pyruvate, water dikinase — protein sequence MTYQYIRFFNEIGIEDIPLVGGKNASLGEMVQKLEPEGVKVPNGFAVTAQAYRYVLDEAHAWEALRETMADIDPLDVEHLARSGKRAREIIYAAGLPDDLKSEIIAAYHQLQEQYGEGLSLAVRSSATAEDLPTASFAGQQDTYLNITGEETLLDACQRCFASLFTDRAIHYRIDQGFDHFDVALSIGIMKMVRSDLATSGVMFSLDTESGFRDVIFITAAYGLGENVVQGAVEPDEFYVHKLTFEEGYRSVLRRSLGSKKIKMVYSEGSTREATKNILSSKVERERFCLSDEDVLTLADYAIKVERLYSEQVGHERPMDMEWAKDALDGELYMVQARPETVASQQYGTTLEEYQLKGNGDLIASGHSVGAKIATGQAHVINSTAHLADFRAGEVLVADTTTPDWEPIMKIAAAIVTNRGGRTCHAAIIARELGIPAVVGCDDASSTIVNGQEITVSCAEGDVGKIYRDEIPFEVIRTDLANLSRPKTKIMMNLGNPELAFKHSFLPNDGIGLARMEFIINEYIKVHPMALLHPDKVESEAERATIKQMTKNYASPADYFVQHLSEGVGTIAAAFYPKPVVVRMSDFKTNEYASLLGGSAFESEEANPMLGFRGASRYTHPAYEEGFALECAAMKRVRDDMGLSNVILMIPFCRRVEEGKRVLTKMAELGLKQAEHGLEIYVMCEIPNNVIQIDAFAKHFDGFSIGSNDLTQLTLGVDRDSEIVAFDFDERDAGVKEMIRLAIEGAKRNNRHSGICGQAPSDYPEIAEFLVELGIDSISLNPDTVIKTTMQILEVEQRLAK from the coding sequence ATGACTTATCAATATATACGTTTTTTTAATGAAATCGGCATTGAAGATATTCCTCTCGTAGGTGGTAAAAATGCCTCATTGGGTGAAATGGTGCAAAAACTGGAGCCGGAAGGTGTCAAAGTACCTAACGGTTTTGCAGTAACGGCACAGGCTTATCGTTATGTACTAGATGAGGCTCATGCTTGGGAAGCTTTGCGCGAAACCATGGCGGACATTGATCCTCTGGATGTTGAACATCTGGCCAGATCCGGTAAGCGTGCCCGTGAAATTATCTATGCGGCAGGATTACCGGATGATCTGAAAAGTGAAATTATTGCAGCCTATCATCAGTTACAGGAGCAATATGGTGAAGGTTTGAGTCTAGCGGTACGCAGTTCAGCCACAGCAGAAGATTTACCTACCGCTAGCTTTGCCGGACAGCAAGATACCTACTTGAATATTACTGGCGAAGAAACCTTACTGGATGCCTGTCAACGCTGCTTTGCCAGCCTGTTTACTGACCGCGCCATACACTACCGGATAGATCAGGGCTTTGATCATTTTGACGTTGCCTTATCCATTGGCATTATGAAAATGGTGCGCTCTGATTTGGCAACCAGTGGTGTGATGTTCTCTTTGGACACTGAGTCCGGATTTCGCGATGTGATTTTTATTACTGCCGCTTATGGACTGGGTGAAAATGTAGTACAAGGTGCTGTTGAGCCGGATGAGTTTTATGTGCATAAGCTGACCTTTGAAGAAGGATACCGCAGTGTATTACGTAGGAGTCTGGGCTCAAAAAAAATCAAAATGGTTTACTCCGAAGGAAGTACACGTGAAGCGACTAAAAATATTCTAAGTTCCAAAGTTGAACGAGAACGCTTTTGTTTGTCGGATGAGGATGTATTGACACTGGCAGACTATGCTATCAAAGTTGAACGATTATACAGTGAGCAGGTGGGTCATGAACGTCCGATGGATATGGAGTGGGCTAAGGATGCGCTGGATGGGGAACTGTATATGGTACAGGCGAGACCGGAAACAGTTGCTTCACAACAGTACGGAACGACACTGGAAGAATATCAGCTAAAAGGCAATGGCGATTTGATTGCCAGCGGACACTCTGTGGGCGCAAAAATTGCCACAGGTCAGGCGCATGTTATCAACAGTACGGCGCATCTTGCAGATTTTCGTGCGGGTGAAGTGCTGGTTGCCGATACTACGACACCTGATTGGGAACCGATTATGAAAATTGCGGCTGCTATCGTCACGAATCGTGGTGGACGCACCTGCCATGCAGCGATTATTGCTCGTGAACTGGGTATCCCCGCTGTAGTCGGCTGTGATGATGCAAGCAGCACTATCGTAAACGGGCAAGAAATTACTGTGTCTTGTGCGGAAGGTGATGTGGGTAAAATTTATCGAGATGAAATCCCTTTTGAAGTTATCCGTACTGATCTTGCCAATTTGTCACGTCCGAAAACAAAAATTATGATGAATTTGGGGAACCCGGAACTGGCTTTTAAACACAGCTTTTTACCCAATGATGGTATTGGTTTGGCAAGAATGGAATTCATCATTAATGAATATATCAAAGTACATCCTATGGCATTATTGCACCCTGATAAAGTTGAAAGTGAGGCGGAGCGAGCAACGATAAAGCAAATGACAAAAAACTATGCCAGTCCTGCTGATTACTTTGTACAGCATTTATCAGAAGGCGTAGGAACGATTGCTGCCGCTTTTTATCCCAAGCCGGTTGTAGTACGCATGTCTGATTTTAAAACCAATGAATATGCTTCCTTGCTGGGGGGGAGTGCTTTTGAATCGGAGGAAGCGAATCCTATGCTCGGTTTTAGAGGCGCTTCACGCTACACGCATCCAGCCTATGAAGAGGGGTTTGCACTGGAATGTGCTGCTATGAAACGGGTGCGCGATGATATGGGCTTAAGCAACGTTATTTTAATGATTCCTTTCTGCCGGCGCGTTGAAGAGGGTAAACGCGTGCTGACCAAAATGGCCGAATTGGGTTTGAAGCAGGCTGAACATGGCCTTGAAATCTATGTGATGTGTGAAATTCCCAATAATGTCATTCAGATTGATGCGTTTGCTAAGCACTTTGATGGTTTTTCCATCGGTTCCAATGATCTTACGCAATTAACATTGGGAGTGGATCGAGATTCTGAAATAGTTGCCTTTGACTTTGATGAACGTGATGCCGGGGTTAAGGAGATGATCCGCCTGGCTATCGAAGGCGCTAAACGGAATAACCGTCATTCGGGAATTTGTGGCCAGGCACCTTCCGATTACCCTGAGATCGCGGAATTTCTGGTTGAACTCGGTATAGATTCCATCAGTCTGAATCCAGATACGGTTATAAAAACAACAATGCAGATACTGGAAGTCGAACAGCGTTTAGCAAAGTAA
- a CDS encoding cytochrome d ubiquinol oxidase subunit I, translating into MDTTIILLDRAHFAFNILFHYLFPQLTMGLAALILLFKTLALRTHNEAYNRAARFWIRLFAVNFVFGVVTGIPMEFLFGTNWAEFSRRTGGVIGSLLAMEGLFAFMMESAFLGLLLFAEQRISPRAHWFAAFMVWFGTWLSGFFILATNAWMQHPVAYTVSSEGVYSLNSLWGLLSNPWLFWQYLHNMNATLITASFVVVAVGAYYLLSGKHIESAQLFVRNGVVVATIATILQIFPFGHGEARQVFEHQPTKAAAMEGIFQTQKGAPLILLGQPNMQTETLDNPLVIPYMDSLLMTGDLRGELKGLDDFPKEDWPDAIPLIFYSFHAMVILGTLFAGIMLISAWLLWRKRLFASRWMLWILMLSAPLPYFATMAGWMTTEIGRQPWLVYGLMRTVEGASPHVSSGNVLFTLLGFVLLYMLMGLLFFSLVIRIINTGPEAIEKNT; encoded by the coding sequence ATGGATACCACCATTATTCTGCTGGATCGCGCGCACTTCGCATTTAATATATTATTTCATTATCTGTTTCCGCAACTGACTATGGGGCTGGCAGCCCTGATCTTGCTTTTTAAAACGCTAGCATTGCGCACTCATAATGAAGCCTATAATCGCGCAGCACGTTTCTGGATCAGGCTATTTGCGGTCAACTTTGTCTTTGGCGTGGTCACCGGTATTCCCATGGAGTTTCTTTTCGGTACCAATTGGGCAGAATTTTCACGTCGTACCGGTGGTGTCATCGGCAGTTTACTGGCGATGGAGGGTCTGTTTGCCTTTATGATGGAATCCGCCTTTCTGGGCTTATTGCTGTTTGCGGAACAGCGGATTAGCCCACGCGCCCACTGGTTTGCTGCATTTATGGTCTGGTTTGGCACCTGGTTATCAGGCTTTTTTATACTCGCCACTAATGCCTGGATGCAACATCCTGTTGCCTATACCGTATCTAGCGAAGGCGTGTATTCACTCAACAGTCTATGGGGACTACTCAGTAATCCCTGGCTTTTTTGGCAATACCTGCATAATATGAATGCTACGCTGATTACTGCGTCATTTGTGGTCGTCGCGGTAGGTGCTTATTATCTGTTATCAGGCAAACATATTGAATCAGCACAACTGTTTGTACGCAATGGCGTTGTAGTCGCGACAATCGCCACTATTTTACAGATCTTTCCTTTCGGTCATGGTGAGGCGCGGCAAGTTTTTGAACATCAACCTACTAAAGCGGCGGCAATGGAAGGTATTTTTCAGACTCAAAAAGGCGCGCCACTGATTCTTCTGGGACAGCCCAATATGCAAACGGAGACTCTGGATAACCCGCTGGTCATCCCCTATATGGATAGCCTGCTAATGACAGGTGATCTTCGGGGTGAATTAAAAGGCCTGGATGATTTCCCCAAGGAGGACTGGCCTGATGCGATTCCTTTAATCTTTTACAGTTTCCATGCGATGGTTATTCTGGGCACGCTATTTGCTGGCATTATGCTGATTTCTGCCTGGTTATTATGGCGTAAACGACTGTTTGCATCACGCTGGATGCTCTGGATTTTGATGTTAAGTGCACCACTGCCCTATTTTGCCACGATGGCTGGATGGATGACCACAGAAATTGGCCGCCAGCCCTGGCTAGTCTATGGACTGATGCGTACGGTTGAAGGCGCATCCCCACACGTTAGCTCAGGTAATGTTTTATTTACTTTATTGGGTTTCGTGCTTTTATATATGCTGATGGGGCTACTTTTCTTTTCGCTGGTGATACGTATTATTAACACCGGCCCAGAAGCTATCGAAAAAAATACTTAG